In a genomic window of [Empedobacter] haloabium:
- a CDS encoding nucleoside deaminase, with protein MSQLTEQDERRLQEVIALAQRSRDSGHHPFAAMVVGADGHVIAEAMNASSMDRTAHAEMNALRLASSQYGPAALAGATLYSSAEPCAMCAGATYWAGVGRVVYALSEARLLRLTGSDPENPTLSLPCRQVFASGQRPTQVIGPLHEEEASVAHEGFWRHG; from the coding sequence ATGAGCCAGTTGACCGAACAGGACGAACGCCGGCTGCAAGAGGTCATCGCGCTGGCGCAACGCTCGCGCGACAGCGGCCACCACCCGTTCGCGGCGATGGTGGTCGGGGCCGACGGCCACGTCATCGCCGAGGCCATGAACGCGTCCAGCATGGACCGCACGGCACACGCGGAGATGAACGCGCTGCGGCTGGCGTCGTCGCAATACGGCCCGGCCGCGCTGGCCGGCGCTACCTTGTACAGCAGCGCGGAGCCGTGTGCGATGTGCGCCGGGGCCACCTACTGGGCCGGCGTCGGGCGCGTGGTGTATGCGTTGTCGGAAGCGCGGCTGCTGCGGCTGACGGGCAGCGACCCGGAAAACCCGACCCTGTCGCTGCCATGCCGGCAGGTGTTCGCCAGCGGCCAGCGGCCCACGCAGGTCATCGGGCCGCTGCACGAGGAAGAGGCCAGCGTGGCGCACGAGGGCTTCTGGCGCCATGGGTAG
- the ung gene encoding uracil-DNA glycosylase gives MNVRIEPSWKQQLQAQFDQPYWNELTQFVREEYAAGHCCPPGKDIFRAFDLTPFDKVKVVILGQDPYHTPGAAMGFCFSVPEGNRPQPSLQNMFKELESDLGVKRTRTDLSDWAEQGVFLLNAVLTVRAGSAGSHARKGWETFTDSAISTLSREREHLVFILWGSYAIAKKALIDTTKHHVITSPHPSPLSAHRGFFGSKPFSQANAYLERTGQDPITWG, from the coding sequence ATGAACGTCCGCATCGAGCCCAGCTGGAAACAGCAACTGCAAGCCCAGTTCGACCAGCCCTACTGGAACGAACTGACGCAATTCGTCCGCGAAGAATACGCCGCCGGCCACTGCTGCCCGCCCGGCAAGGACATCTTCCGCGCCTTCGACCTGACGCCGTTCGACAAGGTCAAGGTGGTCATCCTGGGCCAGGACCCGTACCACACGCCCGGTGCCGCGATGGGTTTTTGTTTCTCCGTCCCGGAAGGCAACCGCCCGCAGCCCAGCCTGCAGAACATGTTCAAGGAACTGGAAAGCGACCTGGGCGTGAAGCGTACCCGTACCGACCTGTCCGACTGGGCCGAGCAGGGCGTGTTCCTGCTGAATGCCGTGCTGACGGTGCGTGCGGGCAGCGCCGGTTCCCATGCGCGCAAGGGCTGGGAGACGTTTACGGACAGTGCCATCAGCACCTTGTCGCGCGAGCGCGAGCACCTGGTGTTCATCCTGTGGGGCAGCTATGCCATTGCCAAGAAGGCGCTGATCGACACGACCAAACACCACGTCATCACGTCGCCGCACCCGTCGCCGCTGTCGGCGCACCGCGGCTTCTTCGGCAGCAAGCCGTTCTCGCAGGCGAACGCCTACCTGGAGCGGACGGGGCAGGATCCGATCACCTGGGGATAA
- a CDS encoding Imm10 family immunity protein, with translation MKNILTIRAASIAAQEADESYIVGFADSRTQPQEYIILQRSVEPDDDEPATYFLEINDAETSGYGGIQSAALGENSFTLVLADDNAYADGLDGVTITFDGASVPADLKHYLGQIFQGTDCTFSAN, from the coding sequence ATGAAAAACATCCTCACCATCCGCGCCGCCTCCATCGCCGCGCAAGAAGCGGACGAAAGCTACATCGTCGGCTTCGCCGACAGCCGCACCCAGCCGCAGGAATACATCATCCTGCAGCGCTCCGTGGAGCCCGACGACGATGAGCCCGCCACGTACTTCCTCGAAATCAACGATGCCGAGACATCGGGCTACGGCGGCATCCAGAGCGCCGCGCTGGGCGAAAACAGCTTCACGCTGGTGCTGGCCGACGACAACGCGTACGCCGACGGTCTCGACGGCGTCACGATCACGTTCGACGGCGCCAGCGTGCCCGCCGACCTGAAGCACTACCTCGGCCAGATATTCCAGGGCACCGACTGCACGTTCTCAGCAAACTAG
- a CDS encoding glycoside hydrolase family 16 protein: protein MNEGRFNESGRAFKTLLPGLLLACAVQASASVTNPRIGGLIWSEEFNGTVLDTKIWTPYDGNGCQIGLCGYGNAELEYYSPRNLAISDVPFERGTRALAIQARRERQGSNEFTSGKIDSYNKVQVKYGMVEVRMSTPDLTTGLWPAAWMLGTSAQAWPRKGEIDIMEMGHKASEWSQSGAASANHFVGANIITWNQAACVPGNETCAASTAWKTKNWYVPATSLVNRFVKYRLYWTDTEMRFTVEDNGVEHDLYDKPLPVNSDALKAPFYLLLNLAVGGNFTDAATPSQVTAPLPSTMYVDYVRVYQLDGLGEVKLGNQTVPEVGKFGVYTDNSAVNAKLEAGTTSDIWVWNNNSIAAGSLAPYEGSNVLAWSYTKPGDWFGASIQSRSIRDLTNFRNGTVKFRIKIPANVSFNIGLADTYTNVNWLNFPANTTTFGLVRNGDWATATIPVSTLAGPLVALQSVVDLFMFSSDGNNIPTAAFQFAIDDIVWDAGTPVQSGPQNVTQLSPTTLQFTSTVGEWADVHYTVNNGSPMNVRMRLQNGVNTYEASGLKAGDVVRYNFTYWDAAANHAVDTVQQTYTMK from the coding sequence ATGAACGAAGGTCGTTTTAACGAGTCGGGCAGAGCATTCAAAACATTGTTGCCAGGCCTGCTGTTGGCCTGTGCCGTACAAGCGAGTGCAAGCGTCACCAACCCAAGGATCGGTGGACTGATCTGGTCTGAGGAATTCAACGGCACGGTGCTGGACACAAAAATCTGGACGCCCTATGACGGCAATGGCTGCCAAATCGGCTTATGCGGCTACGGAAATGCGGAGCTCGAATACTACAGCCCGAGGAACCTGGCCATTAGCGATGTGCCATTCGAACGCGGCACGCGTGCACTGGCAATCCAGGCCCGGCGCGAACGCCAGGGCAGCAACGAGTTCACGTCGGGCAAAATCGATTCGTACAACAAGGTCCAGGTAAAGTACGGCATGGTGGAGGTTCGCATGAGCACACCTGACCTCACCACCGGCCTGTGGCCCGCTGCCTGGATGCTGGGTACCAGTGCACAGGCCTGGCCACGCAAAGGCGAAATCGACATCATGGAAATGGGGCACAAGGCCTCCGAATGGTCACAGTCGGGGGCGGCTTCGGCAAACCATTTTGTCGGCGCCAATATCATCACCTGGAACCAGGCTGCTTGTGTGCCAGGTAACGAAACGTGCGCCGCCTCGACAGCCTGGAAGACCAAGAACTGGTATGTCCCGGCCACATCCCTGGTCAATCGCTTTGTGAAGTACCGGCTGTATTGGACCGATACCGAGATGCGTTTTACGGTAGAGGACAATGGCGTCGAACACGACCTGTACGACAAGCCACTGCCGGTCAATTCCGATGCTTTGAAGGCGCCGTTCTACCTGCTGCTGAATTTGGCCGTCGGCGGTAATTTCACCGACGCGGCCACGCCAAGCCAAGTCACTGCACCCTTGCCGAGCACGATGTATGTCGACTATGTACGGGTTTATCAACTGGATGGCCTGGGCGAAGTCAAGCTGGGCAATCAGACCGTGCCCGAAGTGGGCAAGTTCGGTGTCTACACGGATAACTCCGCCGTCAATGCCAAGCTGGAAGCCGGCACCACCTCCGACATCTGGGTATGGAACAACAACTCGATAGCCGCTGGCTCCCTGGCCCCCTACGAAGGCAGTAACGTCCTCGCATGGAGCTATACCAAGCCAGGTGATTGGTTTGGCGCGTCGATCCAGTCACGCTCGATCCGTGATCTGACGAATTTCCGTAACGGCACCGTGAAGTTCCGTATCAAGATCCCTGCGAATGTCTCTTTCAACATCGGTCTGGCCGATACGTACACCAATGTGAACTGGCTGAATTTCCCGGCCAACACCACCACGTTCGGGCTGGTGCGCAATGGCGACTGGGCGACGGCTACCATACCGGTGTCGACGCTGGCCGGTCCATTGGTCGCGTTGCAGTCGGTCGTGGATCTGTTCATGTTCTCCAGTGACGGCAACAATATTCCAACGGCCGCCTTCCAGTTTGCGATCGATGACATCGTGTGGGACGCCGGCACGCCTGTCCAGTCCGGCCCGCAAAATGTGACACAGCTTTCTCCGACCACGCTCCAATTCACCTCGACCGTAGGCGAATGGGCTGACGTGCACTACACCGTCAATAACGGCTCCCCGATGAACGTGCGCATGCGTCTTCAAAATGGCGTTAACACATATGAGGCCAGCGGATTGAAGGCAGGCGACGTGGTTCGCTACAATTTTACGTACTGGGACGCCGCCGCCAATCACGCTGTCGATACCGTGCAACAAACCTATACGATGAAATAA
- the lipA gene encoding lipoyl synthase, with product MTTETTSSTAPAYNPSEKQKGASKTSRIPIKIVPVEQVERLKKPEWIRVKAASASSRFYEIKDILRENKLVTVCEEASCPNIGECFGKGTATFMIMGDKCTRRCPFCDVGHGRPDPLDVNEPANLANTIAKLRLSYVVITSVDRDDLRDGGAGHFVECITKTKELSPKTQIEVLVPDFRGRLEKALNIFADGLPDVMNHNLETVPRLYKEARPGADYLHSLKLLKDFKAMYPHVKTKSGLMVGLGETDEEILQVMRDMREHDIDMLTIGQYLAPSNSHLPVRRYVHPDVFKMFEEEAYKMGFGHAAVGAMVRSSYHADVQAHNLLEAVNS from the coding sequence ATGACTACCGAGACCACTTCCAGCACCGCCCCCGCTTACAACCCCAGCGAGAAGCAAAAAGGCGCCAGCAAGACCTCGCGCATCCCGATCAAGATCGTGCCGGTCGAGCAGGTGGAGCGCCTGAAGAAGCCGGAGTGGATCCGCGTGAAGGCGGCGTCGGCCTCGAGCCGCTTCTACGAGATCAAGGACATCCTGCGCGAGAACAAGCTGGTGACCGTGTGCGAGGAAGCCTCCTGCCCGAACATCGGCGAATGCTTCGGCAAGGGCACGGCCACCTTCATGATCATGGGCGACAAGTGCACCCGCCGCTGCCCGTTCTGCGACGTGGGCCACGGCCGCCCGGACCCGCTGGACGTGAACGAACCGGCCAACCTGGCCAACACGATCGCCAAGCTGCGCCTGTCGTACGTGGTCATCACGTCGGTGGACCGCGACGACCTGCGTGATGGCGGCGCCGGCCACTTCGTCGAGTGCATCACGAAGACGAAAGAGCTGTCGCCGAAGACGCAGATCGAAGTGCTGGTGCCGGATTTCCGCGGCCGCCTGGAAAAGGCGCTGAACATCTTCGCGGACGGCCTGCCGGACGTGATGAACCACAACCTGGAAACGGTGCCGCGCCTGTACAAGGAAGCGCGCCCGGGCGCCGACTACCTGCATTCGTTGAAGCTCCTGAAGGACTTCAAGGCGATGTACCCGCACGTGAAGACCAAGTCGGGCCTGATGGTCGGCCTGGGCGAGACGGACGAGGAAATCCTGCAGGTCATGCGCGACATGCGCGAGCACGACATCGACATGCTGACGATCGGCCAGTACCTGGCGCCGTCGAACAGCCACCTGCCGGTGCGCCGCTACGTGCACCCGGACGTGTTCAAGATGTTCGAGGAAGAAGCATACAAGATGGGCTTCGGCCACGCCGCCGTGGGCGCGATGGTGCGCAGCTCGTATCACGCCGACGTGCAGGCGCATAACCTGCTCGAAGCGGTGAACAGCTAG
- the lipB gene encoding lipoyl(octanoyl) transferase LipB: MSTTRPEPAVIRHLGQADYEPTFAAMRAFTDARTADTPDELWIVEHPPVFTLGLGADRGHLLAGAARIPVVQTDRGGEVTYHGPGQVVIYLLMDLRRNKPGGKLYARQFVHKIEQAIINVLAAYNLAGERVEGAPGIYIADGPKRGAKIAALGLKVRGNGCTYHGVSLNVAMDLAPFTWINPCGYAGLETVDMRTMGVAPPLADVQRALANELVALLDVGAEAAVA; the protein is encoded by the coding sequence ATGTCCACGACCCGACCCGAACCGGCGGTGATCCGCCACCTCGGTCAAGCCGACTACGAACCGACCTTCGCCGCGATGCGCGCCTTTACGGATGCGCGCACGGCCGACACGCCCGACGAGCTGTGGATCGTCGAGCACCCGCCCGTATTCACCCTGGGCCTGGGCGCCGATCGCGGCCACTTGCTGGCGGGCGCGGCGCGGATCCCGGTGGTGCAGACGGACCGCGGCGGCGAGGTGACGTACCACGGCCCCGGCCAAGTCGTCATCTACCTGCTGATGGACCTGCGCCGCAACAAACCCGGCGGCAAGCTGTATGCGCGCCAGTTCGTCCATAAAATCGAGCAGGCCATCATCAATGTGCTGGCGGCGTATAATCTGGCCGGCGAACGGGTCGAAGGCGCGCCTGGCATCTATATCGCCGACGGCCCGAAACGGGGCGCCAAGATCGCCGCGCTGGGCCTGAAAGTGCGCGGCAACGGCTGCACCTACCACGGCGTGTCGCTGAACGTGGCGATGGACCTGGCGCCGTTCACCTGGATCAACCCGTGCGGCTACGCCGGCCTGGAAACGGTCGACATGCGCACGATGGGTGTCGCGCCCCCGCTGGCCGACGTGCAGCGGGCGCTGGCCAACGAACTGGTCGCGCTGCTCGACGTGGGCGCCGAAGCCGCCGTCGCCTAA
- a CDS encoding DUF493 family protein — MGNIMSAIPPKESLIEYPSDFPIKVMGPTHETFTATIIDVIVKHDPTFHEGKVETRPSSSGNYTGLTVTVRAISREQLDALYAELSGHPMVKVVL, encoded by the coding sequence ATTGGAAACATCATGTCCGCTATTCCGCCCAAAGAGTCCCTCATCGAATACCCGAGCGACTTCCCGATCAAGGTGATGGGTCCGACGCACGAAACGTTCACCGCCACGATCATCGACGTCATCGTCAAGCACGATCCGACTTTCCATGAAGGCAAGGTCGAGACGCGTCCTTCGTCCAGCGGCAACTACACGGGCCTGACCGTGACCGTGCGCGCGATCAGCCGCGAGCAGCTGGATGCGCTGTACGCCGAGCTGTCGGGCCACCCGATGGTCAAGGTGGTGCTGTAA
- a CDS encoding DUF6600 domain-containing protein, with protein MNRKTLHFLLLAALVAASSFALADPPARVGRIAAAEGAVTVRTGDGSESGSLLNWPVSSDHHVITAAGARAEVRVGAAAIRLDGDSDLAIEQLDDDVMRLRLHHGAVSVHLRDPALLGGFELATAHARVLLTEPGVVKVETERVPDSTRVSTLEGIARVEGGGTALTLRAGKRADVRDDDIATGQALADNFDAWAQNRDRRDEAAIATRYVPADVTGYEELDRHGSWTVSSDYGPLWAPRNVASDWAPYRDGRWTWLSPWGWTWIDNAPWGYAPSHYGRWVLVNRRWCWAPGRVVGRPVWAPALVGWVGGPGWAVEFRDRRRAPGLGWYPLTPRDRYVPHYPVSPRYEERLGWRFHDSDRRGRYAPDGRRDGLTIVPRDRFEQRRTVAVNNVPRATIFPNTISTLPPGVPVTPPGVTARPGDRNGDGVADRLQRDRNHDGIADGVQGPDRNRDGVADRLQTPDRNRDGIADGLQPRPDRIITTERWPERDRNHDGVADRLQRDRNGDGIADAAQGLADPRADRNRDGIPDRAQGLVDPRHDRNGDGIADRAQGHVITTMTPGQFAPAAEQAERRHRLLEEQVERRRELMDARRQQNEQRWNGRPVQPAPAAPPPIATAPNPRAVFTPAAPPPAAPPPVVAPRPAPPPPAPVAPLPAQPQAQPQPQAPAQPGGQHRGPRQPRQDGIRER; from the coding sequence ATGAACCGCAAGACCCTGCACTTCCTGTTGCTGGCGGCCCTCGTGGCCGCTTCTTCCTTTGCGCTGGCCGATCCGCCCGCCCGGGTGGGCCGTATCGCCGCCGCCGAGGGCGCGGTGACGGTGCGCACCGGTGACGGCAGCGAGTCCGGCTCGCTGCTGAACTGGCCCGTCAGCTCGGACCACCACGTCATCACGGCGGCCGGTGCCCGCGCCGAAGTGCGCGTGGGGGCCGCCGCCATCCGGCTCGACGGCGACAGCGACCTGGCAATCGAACAACTGGACGACGACGTGATGCGCCTGCGCCTGCACCACGGCGCCGTCAGCGTGCACCTGCGCGATCCGGCCCTGCTGGGCGGTTTCGAGCTGGCCACCGCGCACGCGCGCGTGCTGCTGACGGAGCCGGGCGTCGTCAAGGTCGAGACCGAGCGCGTGCCCGACAGCACGCGGGTGTCCACGCTGGAGGGGATCGCCCGCGTCGAAGGCGGCGGCACCGCGCTGACGCTACGCGCCGGCAAGCGCGCCGACGTGCGCGATGACGATATCGCCACGGGCCAGGCGCTGGCCGACAATTTCGACGCCTGGGCGCAGAACCGCGACCGCCGCGACGAGGCGGCGATCGCCACCCGCTACGTTCCCGCCGACGTTACTGGATACGAAGAGCTGGATCGCCACGGCAGCTGGACTGTCAGCAGCGACTACGGCCCGCTGTGGGCGCCGCGCAATGTGGCCTCGGACTGGGCGCCCTACCGCGACGGCCGCTGGACCTGGCTGTCGCCGTGGGGCTGGACCTGGATCGACAATGCGCCCTGGGGTTATGCGCCCAGCCATTACGGCCGCTGGGTGCTGGTCAACCGGCGCTGGTGCTGGGCGCCAGGCCGCGTCGTCGGCCGGCCGGTGTGGGCGCCGGCGCTGGTGGGCTGGGTGGGCGGTCCCGGCTGGGCTGTCGAATTCCGCGACCGCCGCCGCGCGCCCGGCCTGGGCTGGTATCCGCTGACGCCGCGCGACCGCTACGTGCCGCACTACCCGGTCTCGCCGCGCTACGAGGAACGGCTGGGCTGGCGCTTCCACGACAGCGACCGGCGCGGTCGCTACGCGCCGGACGGCCGCCGCGACGGCCTGACGATCGTGCCGCGCGACCGCTTCGAGCAGCGCCGCACGGTGGCTGTCAACAACGTGCCGCGCGCCACGATCTTCCCGAACACGATCAGCACCCTGCCCCCTGGCGTGCCGGTGACGCCGCCGGGCGTCACGGCGCGGCCGGGCGACCGCAATGGCGACGGCGTCGCCGACCGCCTGCAGCGCGACCGCAACCACGACGGCATCGCCGATGGCGTGCAAGGGCCGGACCGCAATCGCGATGGTGTCGCCGACCGCTTGCAGACGCCGGACCGCAACCGCGACGGTATTGCCGACGGCTTGCAGCCGCGCCCGGACCGCATCATCACGACCGAGCGCTGGCCGGAGCGCGACCGCAATCATGACGGGGTCGCCGACCGCCTGCAGCGCGACCGCAACGGCGATGGCATCGCCGACGCGGCGCAAGGCCTGGCCGATCCACGCGCCGACCGCAATCGCGACGGCATCCCGGACCGCGCCCAGGGCCTGGTCGATCCGCGCCATGACCGCAACGGCGACGGCATCGCCGACCGCGCCCAGGGCCACGTGATCACAACGATGACGCCAGGCCAGTTCGCTCCGGCCGCCGAGCAGGCCGAGCGCCGTCACCGCCTGCTGGAAGAGCAGGTGGAACGCCGACGCGAATTGATGGACGCGCGCCGCCAGCAGAACGAGCAGCGCTGGAACGGGCGCCCGGTCCAGCCGGCACCGGCCGCGCCACCACCGATCGCCACGGCACCGAATCCGCGCGCGGTGTTCACGCCGGCCGCGCCGCCGCCGGCCGCGCCGCCGCCAGTGGTCGCGCCACGGCCCGCACCGCCGCCCCCTGCGCCGGTCGCACCGCTGCCAGCGCAGCCGCAGGCCCAACCGCAGCCGCAAGCGCCGGCGCAGCCCGGCGGCCAGCACCGCGGTCCGCGCCAGCCGCGCCAGGACGGCATCCGCGAGCGCTGA
- a CDS encoding LysE family transporter codes for MSFATWLGFAISAIIIAISPGSGAVLSMSHGLSYGVRKASATVMGLQLGLLLVLFIAGAGVGSLLLASEFAFNVVKTVGALYLIWLGLSQWRAKVDGGAEVGVARQATLPSTGRRVLTGFLTNATNPKGIIFMVAVLPQFITQGEPVLPQLLILAVTMVAIDMTVMHGYALLASTMQGYFRDPRALRVQNRVFGGLLMAVGTALFFVKRQA; via the coding sequence ATGAGTTTTGCCACCTGGCTCGGTTTTGCCATCTCCGCCATCATCATCGCCATCTCGCCCGGTTCCGGTGCCGTGTTGTCGATGTCGCATGGCTTGTCGTACGGCGTGCGCAAGGCCAGCGCCACGGTCATGGGACTCCAGCTGGGGCTGTTGCTGGTGCTGTTCATTGCCGGTGCCGGCGTGGGTTCCTTGCTGCTGGCGTCCGAATTCGCGTTCAACGTCGTCAAGACGGTGGGCGCGCTGTACCTGATCTGGCTGGGCCTGTCGCAATGGCGCGCCAAGGTGGACGGTGGCGCCGAGGTCGGCGTGGCCAGGCAGGCAACGTTGCCCTCGACGGGGCGCCGCGTGCTGACGGGCTTTCTCACCAACGCCACGAATCCGAAAGGCATCATCTTCATGGTGGCCGTGCTGCCGCAGTTCATCACGCAGGGCGAGCCCGTGTTGCCCCAGCTGCTGATCCTGGCCGTGACGATGGTGGCGATCGACATGACGGTCATGCATGGTTACGCGCTGCTGGCCTCGACGATGCAGGGCTATTTCCGCGACCCGCGCGCCCTGCGGGTGCAGAACCGCGTGTTCGGCGGGCTGCTGATGGCGGTCGGCACGGCGCTGTTCTTCGTCAAGCGCCAGGCCTGA
- a CDS encoding DUF808 domain-containing protein produces MAGTSLLALIDDIATILDDVAAMSKVAAKKTAGVLGDDLALNAQQVAGVKADRELPVVWAVAVGSTKNKAILVPAALAISAFAPWGVTPLLMIGGAYLCFEGFEKLAHKFLHSKEEDEQHHAELVAAVTDPEVDLCALEKEKISGAIRTDFILSAEIIVIALGTVSAAPFSQQVAVLVSIAAIMTVGVYGIVAGIVKMDDAGLYLSQRAGAGMAAVRALGRFLLAAAPKLMKLLSVLGTVAMFMVGGGILTHGIPQLHDVIHHAAESAHAVGGVGPALGWLTPHVADIVVGVLTGAIVLAAVSVVTKVLRKFKGKA; encoded by the coding sequence ATGGCCGGAACCAGCCTGCTTGCCCTGATCGACGATATTGCCACCATTCTCGACGACGTCGCCGCCATGAGCAAGGTGGCCGCGAAAAAAACCGCCGGCGTGCTGGGCGACGACCTGGCGCTCAACGCCCAGCAGGTGGCCGGCGTCAAGGCCGACCGCGAATTGCCCGTCGTCTGGGCCGTGGCGGTGGGGTCGACCAAGAACAAGGCGATCCTCGTGCCCGCTGCGCTGGCCATCAGCGCCTTCGCGCCGTGGGGCGTAACGCCGCTGTTGATGATCGGCGGCGCCTACCTGTGCTTCGAGGGCTTTGAAAAGCTCGCGCACAAGTTCCTGCACAGCAAGGAAGAAGACGAGCAGCACCATGCCGAGCTGGTGGCCGCCGTGACCGATCCCGAGGTCGACCTGTGCGCGCTGGAGAAGGAAAAGATCAGCGGCGCCATCCGGACCGACTTCATTCTGTCCGCCGAGATCATCGTCATCGCGCTGGGCACCGTGTCGGCCGCGCCGTTCAGCCAGCAGGTGGCCGTGCTGGTCAGCATCGCCGCCATCATGACCGTCGGTGTGTACGGCATCGTGGCCGGCATCGTCAAGATGGACGATGCCGGTCTGTACCTGAGTCAGCGCGCCGGGGCCGGCATGGCGGCCGTGCGCGCGCTGGGCCGCTTCCTGCTGGCCGCGGCGCCCAAGCTGATGAAGCTGCTGTCGGTGCTGGGCACCGTGGCGATGTTCATGGTCGGCGGCGGTATCCTCACGCATGGCATTCCGCAGCTGCACGATGTCATCCACCACGCCGCCGAGTCGGCCCATGCGGTGGGGGGCGTCGGCCCGGCGCTGGGCTGGCTGACGCCGCACGTGGCCGACATCGTCGTCGGCGTGCTGACCGGTGCCATAGTGCTGGCAGCCGTTTCCGTGGTCACTAAAGTGTTGCGCAAATTCAAGGGCAAGGCTTAA
- a CDS encoding methyl-accepting chemotaxis protein: MRKNLPVTNQEVDLDPDQAIVSKTDLDGNIVYVNPYFIQVSGFTEEELIGAPQNIVRHPDMPPQAFADLWTSIRAGTPWTGLVKNRCKNGDFYWVKANITPIKEAGRTVGYMSVRTRPERSQVNAAIAAYRALAEGSKDIEIRNGQIIRRGLPHLLGRLSHVSLAMRIWLSTSVVNTLLLGVCVASLFAESTTGAVRYGIFGATFIGLLINVFLWYTLRVGMLQPLARAVEGARRIAAGDLSGTFETHSTDEAGQLLRALEQMNNNLIATIRDVRVNVETMAVATRQIAAGNADLSGRTESQAASLEETASSVDEFSSTVKANADNSLQANTLAMAASDVAVQGGAIVSEVITTMDEINNSSKQIVDIIALIEGIAFQTNILALNAAVEAARAGEQGRGFAVVAGEVRNLAQRSSVAAKDIKHLIEVSVSKVGTGMERAHRAGATMEQVVTSVKQVTSIMQEISIASREQSAGVDQVNKAIAHMDQVTQQNAALVEEAAAAASSLAEEANGLTQAVSLFNFGKSNVRAPARRPAARDVKRLAA, translated from the coding sequence ATGCGCAAGAATTTGCCCGTCACCAACCAGGAAGTGGACCTCGATCCGGATCAGGCGATCGTCTCTAAAACGGATTTGGATGGCAATATCGTTTATGTGAACCCGTATTTCATCCAGGTCAGCGGTTTCACGGAAGAAGAACTGATCGGCGCCCCGCAGAACATCGTGCGCCATCCCGACATGCCGCCGCAGGCGTTCGCCGACCTGTGGACGTCGATCCGGGCCGGCACGCCGTGGACGGGTCTGGTCAAGAACCGCTGCAAGAACGGCGACTTCTACTGGGTGAAAGCCAATATCACGCCGATCAAGGAAGCCGGCCGCACCGTCGGCTACATGTCCGTGCGCACCCGCCCCGAACGCAGCCAGGTGAACGCGGCCATCGCCGCCTACCGCGCGCTGGCCGAGGGCAGCAAGGATATCGAGATCCGCAACGGCCAGATCATCCGCCGCGGCCTGCCGCACCTGCTGGGCCGGCTGTCGCACGTGTCGCTGGCGATGCGCATCTGGCTCTCGACCAGCGTCGTCAACACGCTGCTGCTGGGTGTCTGCGTTGCCAGCTTGTTCGCCGAGAGCACGACGGGCGCCGTCCGCTACGGCATCTTCGGCGCCACCTTCATTGGCCTGTTGATCAACGTCTTCCTGTGGTACACGCTGCGGGTCGGCATGCTGCAGCCGCTGGCGCGGGCCGTGGAAGGCGCGCGCCGCATCGCCGCCGGCGACCTGTCCGGCACGTTCGAGACGCACAGCACGGACGAAGCGGGCCAGCTGCTGCGCGCGCTGGAGCAGATGAACAACAACCTGATCGCGACCATCCGCGATGTGCGCGTCAACGTCGAGACGATGGCCGTCGCCACGCGCCAGATCGCCGCCGGCAACGCCGACCTGTCCGGCCGCACCGAGTCGCAGGCCGCCAGCCTGGAAGAGACGGCATCGTCGGTCGACGAGTTCTCCTCGACCGTGAAGGCCAATGCCGACAACTCGCTGCAGGCCAATACCCTGGCCATGGCCGCCTCCGACGTGGCGGTGCAGGGCGGCGCCATCGTCTCCGAAGTGATCACCACGATGGACGAGATCAACAACTCCTCCAAGCAGATCGTCGACATCATCGCGCTGATCGAGGGCATCGCCTTCCAGACCAATATCCTGGCGCTGAACGCGGCCGTCGAGGCGGCGCGCGCCGGTGAACAGGGCCGCGGCTTTGCCGTGGTGGCGGGCGAAGTGCGCAACCTGGCGCAGCGTTCGTCGGTGGCCGCCAAGGACATCAAGCACCTGATCGAAGTGTCGGTGTCGAAGGTCGGCACCGGCATGGAACGGGCCCACCGCGCCGGCGCGACGATGGAGCAGGTCGTCACGTCCGTCAAGCAGGTCACCAGCATCATGCAGGAGATCTCGATCGCCTCGCGCGAACAGAGCGCCGGCGTCGACCAGGTCAACAAGGCCATCGCCCACATGGACCAGGTGACGCAGCAAAACGCCGCCCTGGTCGAGGAAGCGGCGGCCGCCGCCAGCAGCCTGGCCGAGGAAGCCAACGGCCTGACGCAAGCGGTCAGCCTGTTCAACTTCGGCAAATCCAACGTGCGTGCCCCGGCACGCCGCCCCGCGGCCAGGGACGTGAAACGGCTGGCCGCCTGA